In Corticium candelabrum chromosome 1, ooCorCand1.1, whole genome shotgun sequence, the genomic stretch GCTACGTACACTACACCCAGCCATCTGCCAAACCAACAGTGAAAATCACAGTGGTGCTTGAATGTCGTCACTGATAAGCATTGCCCATGCATGAAGACAACACCTGATTGCAGTCTAACTGGTGACAGCTGTGCATATTGTTAAACaaaaaaaagtaaaaaaaGCTTGAAAGCAGCTTGTCACTAATGCTCCTACATACAACAGCCTATCAAGAAGCTGTATGATATGTTAAAAATCTGTACTTGTATACATGGGTTGTACAATAGGCCTTCCAATATGAACTAAAAACTGAAATTTACTAAACATGTCAGGCGTAATTCTCAGATAACCAAAACCACACACCATATATTACATTGTCCTACTTTTAATATGTGTTCTTTACATTGAAAATACGCACTGTGGGTAGCACAATAGCTATTGACTACTTCTGCCAGGTTGATCACTTACCACATACGAGATGGTCACATTGGCTAGTTGATCCCCAAGCACAGACTGAAGAAATGATCCACCACCTGCTTTCACGAATAAGTTGAAAAATAGCAACATGGGAAATAGAAGACTAAGTCCAAAGAACAGCAGTCCTTTACTACGAGCTCTCAAATTGTATGCTCTATCCACCCTAAATAGTACAGTAAAGAAACAGCATATTAACCAGACAATTcgctgttgtttgtttctagtcatattgtgcatgtgcatgtctgtgttgtttatgtttgagCTTTCTGTTACTGTCTGTGGCTATGAAAGTCAGTAGCATTTTAATATTACCAAACAaacctctgtgtgtgtgtgtgtgtgtgtgtgtgtgtgtgtgtgtgtgtgtgtgtgtcagtgtgtccgTCCATCAATCTGTCCATcgttacctgtctgtccacctgcaAACAATCCtgttaaatgtttgtttagtttctAACCTGTCTTTCTCTAGTTTCACGTCTACCGTTGAAGAAATTGACTCACAGTCCTTTTCTAATGTGTTTAGAGTACTCTGGATCATCTGGTCAATCGACTTAGACACTTCCCTAGCAGCCTCATTAATCTGATTTTCACATCTTGGGCTCTAAGCGagtaaacaaattaatattacaaAGTTTCGTGTATAGTAATGTAttatactcaagcacaagccaTGCACACCTTAGCTGTCAGAGAGGGAATAAATATTGCGGGCATATCAAAAGCTGCCTTGTTGAGCCCAGGCCGTTTGCATAGTTCTTGAACAATCTGCATCATTACCCTCTACGAAAAAATGAATGTAAAGAGTAGAAGTGACCCTTCTAATCACTAATAAACACATCTTTTGTCATTACTTTGATTATATAAAAGTAATGATGTAAAACACTTCCAGAGGCAAATGGAGACTTACTTGCCGATCACTGTCTGATCCAGCAGTATCAGCCTTCGTTAAGTAAAATTTAATTCTCTCAGAATGCGTCTGATTTAATGCctctacaacaacatgcacacaattaCCTATAATTATCTATTGCACCACAACAGAGTTACCATTCACAGTAAACATACCCACAATGTTCAGAGTTCGTTTGCATAAGGCTTGACCCATGGGATCAAAGAATACGAATATAAGATCAGCCAGATCACCtgtaatcaataaataaatagaaaataatttaTACACCTTCTTCATTAAAAATTTTTAAGCATAATGGTTGTACACAGtgtatgtttatatgtatCAATATACATCACTATAAAAACAAATTCATGCTGTTTACCAAGCCACTTGATTGATTCATCCACATTAAATGGGTACACCATGTCTCCATCAACCAACCCAGGTGTATCTACAAATGTCACTAAACTGAACTTCTTCTGCTTGGAAGTCGATATCTCTGTAGTCAGGTAGTCCACGACACCATCCAGACGTCTCAAAGGCTCAAAGTGTGGATACAAGTGAAGAGTAGCATTTCCCTAAGAACGACCAACATTACTACAGACTACTGCCAAACAGCATCATGCACTACTAACTGCTACATATAACCTTCATGCAGTAACACATCATATGTATATGCTTTTTCAAACAAAAGTAACTACAagtatgattaattaatcaattaattcaGTTACCGTAAGTGATTCTCGTTTCCTTCCACTTGTAACGAATGTAAAGCCTTGCGTCTCAATAGCAACTCCTGTCCTTTGAACGTGCTCCTCCACATACCTTCATCAAACTCACAACACTCAACGCTCTCCACTCACACTCAACATTCATTAGAACATCTAAGTCTCACCAGTTTATGAATGAACTCTTCCCAGCAGAATGGTTACCAATCAAAAGGACGGTAATTTTCCTTCTAGGAGCCAAAAGACTCAAGTTTAACTTCTGAGAGATGCCAATCAGACCTAGTATGAGACCAAACGACACCCTACTAGCACTG encodes the following:
- the LOC134186570 gene encoding uncharacterized protein LOC134186570, with amino-acid sequence MSGRKTRTTANAPENATLSINERILKDCHNLYVNEERGLIGISQKLNLSLLAPRRKITVLLIGNHSAGKSSFINWYVEEHVQRTGVAIETQGFTFVTSGRKRESLTGNATLHLYPHFEPLRRLDGVVDYLTTEISTSKQKKFSLVTFVDTPGLVDGDMVYPFNVDESIKWLGDLADLIFVFFDPMGQALCKRTLNIVEALNQTHSERIKFYLTKADTAGSDSDRQRVMMQIVQELCKRPGLNKAAFDMPAIFIPSLTAKSPRCENQINEAAREVSKSIDQMIQSTLNTLEKDCESISSTVDVKLEKDRVDRAYNLRARSKGLLFFGLSLLFPMLLFFNLFVKAGGGSFLQSVLGDQLANVTISYVTLMFSAIPDDSYMYAIVAHAVVCLILLTIARYVSRTRSTLSRGERRALGEIRTYVQDSVKTRKAQLYKEYLQQSVGSDFLS